In Atribacterota bacterium, the genomic window TATTCAAATAATATATCTGGCAGAAAGAATTTGCGGGATATGTTCAGCTTCTCATCCCTTTGCTTTTTGTCGTGCCGTTGAAAACGCTGCTGGTATAGAGGTGCCGCCCAGAGCAGAATATATTAGAGTTATTATTTCTGAGTTAGAAAGAATTCATTCTCATATTCTCTGGGCAGGAGTAGCCGCACATGAGTTAGGTTTTGATTCAGTCTTATTCCTTTCCTGGAAAGTGAGAGAAGAGGTAATGGATCTATTGGAAATGCTTACTGGTAACCGGGTAAATTATGGGATGTTTATGATTGGTGGAGTTAGAAGGGACATTACGGAGCAACAAATTCCTTGGATTAGAAAAACTTTACAATATTATAAGGATGTTTATCAGAAACTAGAAGATGTTTTTCTCAAAGATCCCAGTATTGCCTTAAGGACTAAGAATGTTGGTATTTTAACCTATGAGGAAGCACTCAATTTAGCCAGTGTTGGTCCTACAACCAGAGCTTCAGGAGTAAAAAAAGATATCAGACAGGATCAGCCATATTCGGCTTATGCTGATTTTGATGTTCAAGCTATCACACCGGATAGTTATTCTGGTGAAGTAAATGGCGATGTTTTTGATCGTATTATTGTTCGAATATTGGAGGTTTTTCAGTCTGTCCAGATTATAGAATATTGTATCAACAACTTACCTGATGGAGAAATATTATCAGAGCCAAAAATTGCCAAGTTATTAGGTGTTTTGAAAAAAGTGAAGGGAGAAGGTGTGGGCAGACATGAAGCTCCACGTGGTGAAGTTATTCACTATGTAAAATTAAATGAATCGGAAAATCCAGAGGTGTGGAAAGCAAGAGCACCGACTTATAATAATCTAATGTCCTGGATGCCAATGTTACAGAGGCAGGAAGTAGCAGATATTCCTATTGTAATAGCTTCCATTGATCCCTGCATTGGTTGTATGGATAGAGTAACACTGGTTGATTCTAATACCTATAAAAAACAGGTGTTAACTAGAGAAGAATTAAGAAAGTTAAGTATCGAAAAAACCAGGAGGATGTTAAGATGAGTGGGAGCAGTATTTTAATCTTTATTCTCAAAATTGTTAGCGCTCTAATAATTGCTGTAATTGGTATATTGGTAGGTTTATTCTATAAAGGCATTGATCGTAAATTAGCTGCTATGATGCAATCCCGGGTAGGACCTCCGGTTAGACAGCCTTTTCTTGATTTTTTTAAGCTAATGATAAAGGAAAATATCGTTCCCGAAAATGCTATTCCCTGGATTTTTAATGGTGCACCAATGCTAGCTCTGGTTTCCACAATTACCATTTTATTTTATATTCCTTATGGTTCGCTACCAGCATTGTTTGGAAATTCTGGTGATTTGATATTAATTGCCTATCTGCTGGCTATACCAGCAATTGCCCTGGTAGCTGGTGGTTTTTCTTCAGGATCTACTTATGCCAGTATTGGAGCACAAAGAGAGATGGTTTTGATGATGAGTTATGAACTCCCTCTGGTTACTACCATTGTTGCTTTAGGGTGGAGATTAAATTTGGCCTACCCCGGATTAAAGGTTTTTTCCTTAGCAGTTTTAAGTGCTAATCCTATCTGGAGTTTAGTTGGCCCGCTGGGTTTTATTGGCGCCATATTGTTGCTCTTTACCTTAGCTATTGTAACTCCAGCAGAGTTATCCATTGTTCCTTTTGATATTCCTGAAGCAGAAACCGAACTGGCAGGAGGCATCTTGGTGGAGTATTCTGGTCGAAATTTAGCCTTATTTGAACTGGCTAATGCAGTAAAAATGATAGTAATGGGAGCCTTGACTGTTGTTTTATTTTTCCCATATAATATTGCCCATTTATTTTCATTAAATGGCTTCTTTGCCTATATTGTCGATACGTTATTCTTTTTCTTTAAATTATTCATTGTCATATTCTTTGAAGCAACCTTTATTAGAGTTGCTATAGCACGTTTAAAAATTGATCAAGCTTCAGTTGCTTATTTAGTATTTCTTTCTATAGTTGGTTTGATGGGTTTATTATTGATAGCTATTGATTATATTATCTAATATCGAAATTTCTTTGAAGTTTTGATATTGCTAAAGATAATTTATTTACATAATCTATATAGAAGAAGTGTTCAGATATTCCTAAGGGGAAGAATTCCCTAGGGATATCCTGATTATAAAATAAAAGAAATTTTTTTAAAATGTATTTACTTTAAGGGATTTTAAGGCCTATCTACCCTGATTAACAGGCAATATAGATGAAATGAGGTGATAAAGAATGCCGACACCAATAGTGTTTGAGTTAATCAAACAACTTTTTCATAGACCTGCAACGAACTGTTTCCCGGTGAAATATTATCCCAGCCAAACAACTGTTACTGATCTTATTAAAAAAGTCCAGGATGGCCAGGTGAAGATAAACTCACCGGTAACGGTACCGGAGAAATTTAGAGGGAAAATAGTCTATGATAGGGAAAAATGTATCGGATGTCGCTTATGTGTTAGGGTATGTCCTTCCCGAGCGATTGAATTTCTTCCGGAAGAAAAAAAGATTAAAATCAGAATTGACCGCTGTATATTTTGTGCACAGTGTAATGATGTTTGTCCGGTCAATTGTCTGAGTATGTCTGAAAACTTTCTTTTAGCAAATGAAGATCGTTTTGATTCAGAGATGATTGTCCAATAATTTAAATTAAACAAGATAAGATGAAGTATAATGATTGTTTTATAAAATACTAAGATGCTACATTTTTATGAAGTATCTTAGTATTTGATTTTTATATAACCATTAGTAATATCTTGAAAGACTGTTTGATGGTTACATGAAACGACTTTACCACAAAGATTGATGTATACTAATTGACTATTTTCTACTCGAGGTTCAAAGTGGTAAGTTGTGTTACTGTTACTTAGATTGTTAAGATTAAATAAAATATTACATAAAAAAGAAAAGGGGAGAATAAAAAGTAATTTTAAAAAAGTTTAGTCTAGCATAAAAGTTCTTAAAGCTATCAGTGGTATAGGTATGTGTTTGCCTATACATTAAGTCAGTTTGAAATTTATAATTCTTTCTAGTCGATAGAAGAGTAAAAGGAGAAAGGATTAGGTGAAAATTGGAATAGCTTTAAGCTGGTTCTTTTCCAATAAGTTTTTAAGCTGATAGCATGCCTTTAGCACTGGTTTACTTAAATTTTCACTCATTTCAGTTGAAAGAGGTTGAATACCGATAAGTATGATTTTATGGCAATCAGGAGTCAAGTATTCTATGAGATAGGACAGAGACAGGTAATGAGTGGAAAGTTGCAGGGAAACAATTTTTTCTACGGGGATTACCCTAATACTACCTGCAATAAGATTCATTTCAACAGCATCGATAATTACCAACAGTTCAGGATGAATATTTTTAATAACTGAAGTGTAGTTTTCTGGAGCCGATTTTCCGTCTATCACCATCCAGTTATGATGCTTGAAATGCTGGGCAATAAAAGAACCAGCACCATCATCAGACCTTAGGGAATTACCTATCCCTAGGAGACAATTTTTGGACATTGAAAAAGTATTCCTTAATCTTTAAAAATTTAAATATTTTATAATTAAGTTCCTAACTTATATTATCATCGAGTCTATGCTAATATAATATCATAAAAATAAGGGTATGTAGATTATGGTTATTGTACTATAGTAGTCCTGTTTGAATAAAGCTGCAAAAAAGTAAATCAGAACTGTAATGAAAGAATGTATTATAGAACATAACTCAAATATGATATTGTAATAACATAATATTGAGGTTTAATTAAACTATAATATTTACTATTGGAGCAATGATTATAAAAAGTTGCAGTAAAGCACAAAGGATTGTAATATTATATTATAATAAAGATATAATTTCCTTTTGTTGTTTGAATCATATACTCTGAATGTTTTTAAAACAGAATTTTCTAATAATATTATCGGGTAAAGTTTGACAAAAAATCAATATGGATTTAAAAAATAGACAGAAGGATGGTAGGGGGGAATATCCCCTGACTATTTTGATTAAAGGAGGGGCATATCTTTGAGAAGAACCAGACGTATTTATAAAAGAAAAACCAGGAGTAATCTGGAAACCCTCATTATCTTAGTTGGAGCGATAGTTATCTTATCCATTGCCTTTTATATGGCAAGGGAAAAGAGTTTCTTGCCTCCAGAGAAATTAGAGTCAGAACAGCAAACTATTTCTAGAGAGGAAATGGTTAAAGTAGGTGAAGAAGAGCAAAGGGAAATTGATCAGTTAATTGCTCAGGATATTCCTAATGGTGAAAGACCGACTGAATCTGAAGCACCTATACCACAAAAGCCAGTAGAAAGAGAAGTTTCAAGCCAAACAACAGAGCAAATGGCTCAGAAGGAAAGTGATTTAGTATCCCGACAGACTGTGACTACACCTACACCGCCAAAGCAGGAAGTTTCTGTTAGTCAGACTGAAACAGTAACTCCATCAGGTACAGTTTATACCATTCAGGTAGGTTACTTTTCTATTGAGAGCAATGCCAGGGATTTAGCCAGAGAAATTGAAAATCGTGGATTTCAGACCTTTGTTATAGAACACAATAAGGCTTTTAAAGTGCAGGTAGGTGCTTACTCCTTGCGAGCACAGGCTGAAGAAGCTTCTCAGCAATTAAAAAGAATGGGTTATGAAACCTGGATTACCCAGAGATAACAAGAAGATTATTCAGACAGTCTTTCAGAGATACAATATTTAGAAAGGATAATTTCTTATTAAGATTAGTAAAAAATACATTCCGCAAGCTACTATCGATCGATTGTCAATTTATCATAGAACCTTAGCATCTTTGATTGAAGCAAAGAGAGTTAATGAATTTTCTACAATTTCCTCGTCCAGACTGTCAGATATAACCGGCATTAATCCCCATCAGATTAGAAAAGACCTTTCTTATTTTGGTGAATTTGGGAAAAGGGGAATTGGCTATCCTGTCCTGGAATTATTCACTAAATTAAAGGAGATATTGAAATCAAATCAAAAATGGAATTTAGTACTCGCTGGTGCTGGTAATTTAGGGACTGCCTTCCTTTGTTATAAAGGATTCCTCAAAAGAGGCTTTATCATAAAAGCAGTATTTGATAATGATATGGCTAAAGTAGGTAAAAAAATTGGCAATATCAGGATCAGACATATCCAGGACATGGAAAAATTTCTAAAAGAGCAGAAAATACGAATTGGTATTATTGCAGTACCTTCCCAATCGGCTCAAGAAGTAGCTGACCAGATGATTGCTGGAGGAGTCAGGTCAATACTTAATTTTGCTCCTATTAGTATAAAACATCCCCGGAAAATATCAATTAAACATATTGATATTGCTATTGAACTTGAAAAGCTGGTCTATTACTTATCTTAAATTTTATAAAATTATTATTTGTTAACAGGAGTGATGTATTTAAAATAAAACTAGATGACGAAATAATTTATGGCCATAAATTTAAGGATGAGTTTGACATATATTAAGGGCATATGATAAAATGACTTGGTGTGCTTTGTGATATTTTTCACAAATTTATCTTTTAGCAGAAAACAATATCACGATTAATTTTTATTTATTTTAGTTATTACCTTTTCTATTTATTTAAACTTTATATTCATGAGAGTATATTATGAAAATAAAAGATATTGTCAATACATTAGATGCCGAGGTCTTGACTGGAGAAGACTTGCTAGATCAGAATATTGAGGAGTTTGCAGCCAGTGATCTATTAAGTGATGTTCTTGCTTTAAGCAAGGACAATTTTTTATTATTAACTGGATTAACCTCTCATCAGGTGGTAAGAACCGCTGAGATTGCCGGAGGGGTAGGTGTGGTTTTTGTGAGGGGGAAAGCTCCTGAACAGGAAGCAATTGGTCTAGCTCGTTCCCACCGTATCCCACTTTTAATGACCTCCAAAACAATGTTTGATGCCTGTCGGGCAATTGTTGAGGCAATTATTAGTGAAGAGAAGAAATGACAATTTTACATTCCAGAGAAAAATTAACTTTAGCCAATGAGCTGATTTATGAGTTAAAAGTGAAAGATGCTATGACCAGTAAGGTAATTTTTTTTGGTGAGCAGGCTACCTTTCGTGAGATTCAATTGTCTTTGAAACAAAATAGAATTTCAGGAGTTCCAATCCTGGATGAGCAGAAAAATATAATTGGCATTGTCAGTATTGATAATGTAATTACTGCTCTGGATGAAGATTATGTGAACGATACGGTAAAAGATTATATGACTAAAGATGTGATAACCATTCCTCAAAATTATTCTTTGGTTTCAGCTATAAAGAAGTTTGAAAGATATAAATTTGGTCGTTTACCGGTAACAGGGAATGCCCATTCCCGTAAAATAGTTGGTATCATAACTATGGGAGATATTTTAAATCGACTGCTGCTAACTATTCAAACCATTGCCGAGAAAGTGGAACAAAAAGAAAACAGAAATTATCAGCTTTCCGATACCTTAATTAAGAATACTCCACAGAAACCACTTCGTTTTGAAGTCAAAAAAGCTGACTTTGATAATGCTGGCAGAGTAGCCAGTATCATAAGAACTTATCTACAAAAAATGACCATAGATAAACAGATTATTCGAAGAGTTGCCATTATTTGTTATGAGGCAGAGATGAATATTAGTATCCATTCCTTGGGGGGATATATTTCAGTAGAATTGGAACAGAATAGTATTATTATTACTGCTGTTGATTATGGGCCAGGTATTCCGGATATAGAAGAAGCAATGAAACCTGGTTTTACAACTGCTTCTGAACAGATCAGAGCTTTAGGATTTGGTGCAGGCATGGGTTTGCCCAATATAAAAAAATGCGCTGATCATCTAGAATTAGAATCTTCTATGGAAACCGGTACTATTTTAAAAGCAGTTATCCATATAGGAGGATAGAGATGAAATTAAGCCAGATTATAGTTAGATGTTCTTTGCAGAAGATTGTATTCTGTTCAGATGAGGAAATCAAAACAGGTTATTGTGGAGATTTAATGTCAGATGTTATTGCCCATGCCAGCAATGATAGTGTATGGATTACTATCCAAGCACATAAAAACAGTATAGCTGTAGCGCTGATCAAGGATATAAGGGCAATTATCTTTACCAATAATGTAGAAATAAACCAGGAATTGATAGAAAAAGCCAGGGAAGAACAGATTAATCTATTGAGAACTGAAAAAAATTCTTTTCAAATATGTGGTCTATTGTACCAGATGCTGGGAGGCAAATCTGATCAAGATTGATTTACATATTCACTCTTCTCTTTCAGCGTGTGGGGAAAATATTATGTCACCACAAAATATATTGAAAAAGGCAGAAAAAAGTGGATTCAACCTAATTGCTATTACTGATCACAATGCGGTTGCCCATTCGATTTTAATTAGTAAAATTAATAAAAAAAGCTCGGTTAATGTTATTCTCGGGATTGAGCTGACTACCCGGGAAGAGATTCACTTATTGGGTTATTTCCCAGATGAATTTAGTATGAGAGAGATGGAGAAGAAGATAAATGATTGTCTGCCAAAAATGAATAATAAACCTTCTTTTTTTGGTGACCAGCTAATCTATGATGAAAAAGGAGAGATAGTTGAAATAGATTATATGCTAAGACAAAATGCTTTACAAATAAGCTTAGATGAGTTGATTGACTTCATTCATTTTCTGGGTGGAATAGCAATACCGGCTCATATTAATAGAGATTACTGTAGTATAAAAAGCCAGATAGGTTTTTTAGATCCTACTAGTAATTTTGATGCAGTAGAAGTATCAAGATTCGAATGGATAAATAAGAAATATGAAATAGGAGATTTACTGGAAGGATTCCCGGTAATTAGCGGTTCAGATAGCCACTTTTTGGAAGATATTGGAACATTTTTTTTGGAAGTAAAAGATGATAATCATGTAATAGATTTTAACTCATTGCAAGATTTTCTAAGGAAGACCGGAAATGAAAAATATAGCGGACCATCTCTTTGATATTATAGAAAATTCAGTTAATGCCGGGGCAAATGAAGTTATTGTGAAAATAACTTACACTAAAAGTATTTTTTTTTGTAGCATTTCCGATAATGGGAAAGGAATTATTGGGCAGGAAGTATTAGATCCTTTTGTAACTTCTAGGAAGACCAGAAGAGTTGGACTGGGTCTTCCCTTATTAAAAAGAACAGCAGAGGATACCGGCGGATATTTAAAGATAAGAAGGATAAATAAAAAAGGAGGGACTGCGCTTCAATTTAAGATAGACATGTCTCATATTGATGCCAAACCTTTTGGTGATTTGGCTTGGACTTTTACAGATATATTCTTTGCCTGGCCGGAAATTAATCTTAAATTATTTATTACAAAAGAAGATAGAGAGGAACTGATTTTAGATTTCCTGGAATTACGCAATGAAATTGCTAAAGGATTAAAAAATTATATAAAAATAAGAAAACATATTTATGAGGTATTACAAAAAGAATTTAAAAAAATAAATATTAGGTAACTTATTTTTAAGGTATTAATATTATTCAATACAAATTAATGTTTGGAGAGGAGGAGCTATGAAAAATTTAGAAGAACTAAAAATGATGCGGGAGAAGGTAAAGAAAGATTTAAAGCTTAGATCGGGAAAGCATCGTGTCAAGATAGTAGTAGGAATGGGTAGTTGTGGAATAGCTGCTGGGGCGAGAGAAACAATGAATGAATTCTTGGAATTGATTGAAAAAAGCAAAAAAACGGATATTATTATTACCGCTTCAGGATGTTTTGGTTTTTGCGCCCAAGAACCTATGATTCATGTGTATGTAGAAGAAGATAGACCGGTAACTTATCGCAATGTTGATGTAGAAGCAGCAAGGACAATCTTTAACGATCATGTTTTAAACAATAGAGTAGTAGAAAAATATTTATTTTCAAAGGGGAAAAAATAATGAGTGAAACAACTATCATTAAAAATGATGAATGCACTGTTGAAGAAAAGTACCAGGAATTAGGGAGTTTTATTAGAGATAATCAAGAGAAAAGGGGCTATTTAATCCCCGTCTTGTATAAAGCGCAATCCTTGTTTGGTTATTTACCTTCAGAAGTCCAAAAATTCGTTGCCGAGGAGATGAATATTTCTGTTAGTGAAGTATTTGGAGTGGTTACATTTTATTCTTATTTCAAAACACAACCTGTAGGTCGGCATACTATTACAATCTGCATGGGAACAGCTTGTTATGTAAGAGGTGCTAAAAAGATTCTGGAGGCATTAGAAAATAAATTGGGTATAAAGATAGGAGAAACAACAGAAGATCTGAGATTTACTTTAGGAGAACAACGTTGTTTTGGGTCATGCGGAATGGCTCCAGTTATTATGATTGACAATGAAGTTCATGGTCGGTTAACTCCCAGTAAATTAGACGCAATTTTAGAGAAATACAAATAGTTTAATAAGGAGTACATAAATTATGAATAATATAAGAGTTCAGCTTCTTCTATGTCATGGTACTTCTTGTATGTCTAATGGTTCAGTAAGAGTTAGAGAAGCGTTGGAAGTGGCATTAAAAGAGGCTAATCTGGAAAAAGAGGTAGAAATTATTACCACTGGATGTATGGGTATATGTGAACTGGGACCCATTATGGTTGTTTATCCTGATGGAGTGTTTTATCAACAATTAAAACCAGAGGATGCCCGGGAAATTGTACAGGAACATATCTTAAAAGGCAGAGTAGTGCAGCGGCTTTTTTATAAAAAGCCAAAAACAGAAGAATTAGTAGCTATGATAGAAGATATTGATTTCTTTAAATTACAGAGAAAAATTGCTCGCCGAAACTGTGGAATTATTGATGTTAACACCATTGATGATTATATCGGCGCTGATGGTTTTATGGCTTTAGGGAAAGCTTTGACAGAGATGACTCCCCAGCAAGTAATTGATGAGATTAAAAAATCAGGGTTGAGAGGTAGAGGTGGTGCCGGTTTTCCAACTGGATTGAAGTGGGAATTTGCAGCAAGAGCCTCTGGAAAACAAAAATATATTTTATGTAATGCAGACGAAGGTGATCCCGGTGCATTTATGGATCGTAGTATGCTAGAAGGAGACTCTTACAGTGTATTAGAAGCTATGATGATTGGCGGTTATGCTATTGGAGCTAACCAGGGATATATTTATGTACGAGCGGAGTATCCCTTGGCTATTGAAAGGCTAAAGATTGCCATCAAAGAGATGAGGAAACATCAGCTACTGGGCAAGAATATCCTGGGGACTGGTTTTGATTTTGATGTTGAAATTAGAATGGGTGCGGGAGCATTTGTTTGTGGTGAGGAAACTGCTTTAATGCGCTCTATTGAAGGCAAGAGGGGAGAACCCAGGCCAAGACCTCCCTTCCCTGCTAATAAAGGATTATTTGAATCCCCTACTGTTTTAAATAATGTAGAAACGCTGGCTAATATACCTTATATAATTTTATATGGAGCTGAAAATTTTGCTTCTGTTGGAACTGAAAAGAGTAAAGGAACTAAGATATTTGCTCTGGCTGGAAATATTAACAATACCGGTTTAATTGAAGTCCCCATAGGTATTACCCTAGGTGAAGTTGTTTATAATATAGGCGGAGGGATTCCGGGAAATAAAAAATTTAAAGCTGTTCAAATTGGCGGTCCGTCTGGTGGTTGCATTCCAGCACAACATCTGAATACAATAGTTGATTATGAAACATTAAAAGAGCTGGGTGCCATTATGGGCTCAGGCGGATTGATAGTAATGGATGAAGATACCTGTATGGTCGATATAGCCCGTTATTTTATGGAGTTTATTCAGGACGAATCTTGTGGTAAATGCACTCCTTGTCGTGAAGGTACCAGGGTGATGCTGGAGATATTAACCAGGATTTGTGAAGGTAAGGGCAAGATGGAAGATCTGGATACCCTGGAAGAATTATCTTATCGAATTAAAGATACAGCTCTTTGTGGATTAGGACAAACTGCCCCCAATCCGGTTCTATCCACATTAAGATACTTTAGACATGAGTATATCGAACATATTAGAGATAAGAAATGTAGAGCAGGAGTATGTGCAGAATTAGT contains:
- a CDS encoding nickel-dependent hydrogenase large subunit, encoding MSKSTYKVPIGPIHPSLEEPMTFNFEISGERIQSVDLAPGDNHRGIEFMGRNRNIIQIIYLAERICGICSASHPFAFCRAVENAAGIEVPPRAEYIRVIISELERIHSHILWAGVAAHELGFDSVLFLSWKVREEVMDLLEMLTGNRVNYGMFMIGGVRRDITEQQIPWIRKTLQYYKDVYQKLEDVFLKDPSIALRTKNVGILTYEEALNLASVGPTTRASGVKKDIRQDQPYSAYADFDVQAITPDSYSGEVNGDVFDRIIVRILEVFQSVQIIEYCINNLPDGEILSEPKIAKLLGVLKKVKGEGVGRHEAPRGEVIHYVKLNESENPEVWKARAPTYNNLMSWMPMLQRQEVADIPIVIASIDPCIGCMDRVTLVDSNTYKKQVLTREELRKLSIEKTRRMLR
- a CDS encoding NADH-quinone oxidoreductase subunit H gives rise to the protein MSGSSILIFILKIVSALIIAVIGILVGLFYKGIDRKLAAMMQSRVGPPVRQPFLDFFKLMIKENIVPENAIPWIFNGAPMLALVSTITILFYIPYGSLPALFGNSGDLILIAYLLAIPAIALVAGGFSSGSTYASIGAQREMVLMMSYELPLVTTIVALGWRLNLAYPGLKVFSLAVLSANPIWSLVGPLGFIGAILLLFTLAIVTPAELSIVPFDIPEAETELAGGILVEYSGRNLALFELANAVKMIVMGALTVVLFFPYNIAHLFSLNGFFAYIVDTLFFFFKLFIVIFFEATFIRVAIARLKIDQASVAYLVFLSIVGLMGLLLIAIDYII
- a CDS encoding 4Fe-4S binding protein, encoding MPTPIVFELIKQLFHRPATNCFPVKYYPSQTTVTDLIKKVQDGQVKINSPVTVPEKFRGKIVYDREKCIGCRLCVRVCPSRAIEFLPEEKKIKIRIDRCIFCAQCNDVCPVNCLSMSENFLLANEDRFDSEMIVQ
- the hycI gene encoding hydrogenase maturation peptidase HycI; its protein translation is MSKNCLLGIGNSLRSDDGAGSFIAQHFKHHNWMVIDGKSAPENYTSVIKNIHPELLVIIDAVEMNLIAGSIRVIPVEKIVSLQLSTHYLSLSYLIEYLTPDCHKIILIGIQPLSTEMSENLSKPVLKACYQLKNLLEKNQLKAIPIFT
- a CDS encoding SPOR domain-containing protein — protein: MRRTRRIYKRKTRSNLETLIILVGAIVILSIAFYMAREKSFLPPEKLESEQQTISREEMVKVGEEEQREIDQLIAQDIPNGERPTESEAPIPQKPVEREVSSQTTEQMAQKESDLVSRQTVTTPTPPKQEVSVSQTETVTPSGTVYTIQVGYFSIESNARDLAREIENRGFQTFVIEHNKAFKVQVGAYSLRAQAEEASQQLKRMGYETWITQR
- a CDS encoding redox-sensing transcriptional repressor Rex, which codes for MPQATIDRLSIYHRTLASLIEAKRVNEFSTISSSRLSDITGINPHQIRKDLSYFGEFGKRGIGYPVLELFTKLKEILKSNQKWNLVLAGAGNLGTAFLCYKGFLKRGFIIKAVFDNDMAKVGKKIGNIRIRHIQDMEKFLKEQKIRIGIIAVPSQSAQEVADQMIAGGVRSILNFAPISIKHPRKISIKHIDIAIELEKLVYYLS
- a CDS encoding CBS domain-containing protein, which produces MTILHSREKLTLANELIYELKVKDAMTSKVIFFGEQATFREIQLSLKQNRISGVPILDEQKNIIGIVSIDNVITALDEDYVNDTVKDYMTKDVITIPQNYSLVSAIKKFERYKFGRLPVTGNAHSRKIVGIITMGDILNRLLLTIQTIAEKVEQKENRNYQLSDTLIKNTPQKPLRFEVKKADFDNAGRVASIIRTYLQKMTIDKQIIRRVAIICYEAEMNISIHSLGGYISVELEQNSIIITAVDYGPGIPDIEEAMKPGFTTASEQIRALGFGAGMGLPNIKKCADHLELESSMETGTILKAVIHIGG
- a CDS encoding DRTGG domain-containing protein translates to MKLSQIIVRCSLQKIVFCSDEEIKTGYCGDLMSDVIAHASNDSVWITIQAHKNSIAVALIKDIRAIIFTNNVEINQELIEKAREEQINLLRTEKNSFQICGLLYQMLGGKSDQD
- a CDS encoding PHP domain-containing protein — encoded protein: MVYCTRCWEANLIKIDLHIHSSLSACGENIMSPQNILKKAEKSGFNLIAITDHNAVAHSILISKINKKSSVNVILGIELTTREEIHLLGYFPDEFSMREMEKKINDCLPKMNNKPSFFGDQLIYDEKGEIVEIDYMLRQNALQISLDELIDFIHFLGGIAIPAHINRDYCSIKSQIGFLDPTSNFDAVEVSRFEWINKKYEIGDLLEGFPVISGSDSHFLEDIGTFFLEVKDDNHVIDFNSLQDFLRKTGNEKYSGPSL
- a CDS encoding ATP-binding protein, which encodes MKNIADHLFDIIENSVNAGANEVIVKITYTKSIFFCSISDNGKGIIGQEVLDPFVTSRKTRRVGLGLPLLKRTAEDTGGYLKIRRINKKGGTALQFKIDMSHIDAKPFGDLAWTFTDIFFAWPEINLKLFITKEDREELILDFLELRNEIAKGLKNYIKIRKHIYEVLQKEFKKINIR
- a CDS encoding (2Fe-2S) ferredoxin domain-containing protein, coding for MKNLEELKMMREKVKKDLKLRSGKHRVKIVVGMGSCGIAAGARETMNEFLELIEKSKKTDIIITASGCFGFCAQEPMIHVYVEEDRPVTYRNVDVEAARTIFNDHVLNNRVVEKYLFSKGKK
- the nuoE gene encoding NADH-quinone oxidoreductase subunit NuoE, which translates into the protein MSETTIIKNDECTVEEKYQELGSFIRDNQEKRGYLIPVLYKAQSLFGYLPSEVQKFVAEEMNISVSEVFGVVTFYSYFKTQPVGRHTITICMGTACYVRGAKKILEALENKLGIKIGETTEDLRFTLGEQRCFGSCGMAPVIMIDNEVHGRLTPSKLDAILEKYK
- the nuoF gene encoding NADH-quinone oxidoreductase subunit NuoF, translating into MNNIRVQLLLCHGTSCMSNGSVRVREALEVALKEANLEKEVEIITTGCMGICELGPIMVVYPDGVFYQQLKPEDAREIVQEHILKGRVVQRLFYKKPKTEELVAMIEDIDFFKLQRKIARRNCGIIDVNTIDDYIGADGFMALGKALTEMTPQQVIDEIKKSGLRGRGGAGFPTGLKWEFAARASGKQKYILCNADEGDPGAFMDRSMLEGDSYSVLEAMMIGGYAIGANQGYIYVRAEYPLAIERLKIAIKEMRKHQLLGKNILGTGFDFDVEIRMGAGAFVCGEETALMRSIEGKRGEPRPRPPFPANKGLFESPTVLNNVETLANIPYIILYGAENFASVGTEKSKGTKIFALAGNINNTGLIEVPIGITLGEVVYNIGGGIPGNKKFKAVQIGGPSGGCIPAQHLNTIVDYETLKELGAIMGSGGLIVMDEDTCMVDIARYFMEFIQDESCGKCTPCREGTRVMLEILTRICEGKGKMEDLDTLEELSYRIKDTALCGLGQTAPNPVLSTLRYFRHEYIEHIRDKKCRAGVCAELVYAPCNNSCPASVNVPAYLAYTKEGQYKKAMQAHLRTNPFPAVCGRVCPAFCESRCRRKDIDDAINIRAVKRFMADQVDNYLDCFPEKNSKNGKKVAIIGGGPSGLSNAYFLTMLGYETTVFEAQPKAGGMLTYAIPSYRLPKNIVKKEIQALVDYGVKIQTNTRIGEDMTLDQLRKEGYQAFYVSAGAWDCIMPEMDNLDDSRIFSGLEFLSKFNRKEKLDIGKEVIVIGGGNSAIDAARTAKRLGAKVTIVYRRTREEMPADEAEVNEAEREGIKISLLQNIKSVKSNKDFLEVELVNMKLGNYDASGRRKPIEIKESTFIKKVDCLILSIGQKPAISDLFHNEEIVLNRDQTIPTEKGVTKIQDVFAGGDVALGPATVVEAIGEAQNAAEAIDFYLTGKKRVYPWRIKDPINVDFDPESDPVDYARSQVHLLPIQERGVHNEVEKTWNKEITCRESSRCLRCEYRED